From a region of the Borrelia puertoricensis genome:
- a CDS encoding Vsp/OspC family lipoprotein translates to MKRITLCALLMTLFLLLSCNNSGKNLKDDEVAKSDGSVIDLAKITKNITDSVAFAKDVKEVHSLVKSIDDLAKAIGAKIKDSYELDTTNSGHNGALLAGVFQVILTVETKLKSLKQSAKLPESLKAKVTAAEQSSKKFLDKLKGENAALGKEDASDADAKKAIDKNDNTGGKGKEELGELNTAIDALLTAADAAVTASINELTTSSKPANT, encoded by the coding sequence ATGAAAAGAATTACTTTATGTGCGTTATTAATGACTTTATTTTTACTCTTATCTTGTAATAATTCAGGAAAAAATCTTAAAGATGATGAAGTGGCTAAATCTGATGGTTCTGTTATTGACCTAGCTAAAATAACTAAGAACATTACAGATTCTGTTGCTTTTGCTAAAGATGTTAAAGAAGTTCATTCTTTAGTTAAGTCTATTGATGACCTTGCTAAAGCTATTGGAGCGAAAATTAAAGATTCTTATGAGCTTGATACTACCAATTCTGGTCATAATGGAGCGTTACTTGCTGGGGTGTTTCAAGTAATATTGACTGTAGAAACCAAGTTGAAATCATTAAAGCAGTCAGCTAAACTCCCTGAGTCACTTAAGGCAAAGGTTACTGCTGCTGAGCAATCAAGTAAAAAATTCTTAGACAAATTGAAAGGTGAGAATGCAGCTCTTGGTAAAGAAGATGCTTCTGATGCTGATGCAAAAAAAGCTATAGATAAAAATGATAATACTGGAGGTAAAGGTAAGGAAGAGCTCGGTGAACTAAACACAGCAATTGATGCATTGTTAACAGCTGCAGACGCTGCAGTAACAGCTTCAATTAATGAGCTTACAACTTCTTCTAAACCCGCTAACACCTAA